One segment of Herbaspirillum hiltneri N3 DNA contains the following:
- a CDS encoding CoA transferase subunit A: MNKVYPDASSALSGIVKDGQTIAVGGFGLCGIPEALIAALRDSGVQNLTAISNNAGVDGFGLGQLLNTRQIKKMIASYVGENKEFERQYLAGELELEFTPQGTLAEKLRAGGAGIPAFFTKTGVGTLVAEGKEIREFDGARYVMERSLVADISLVKAQKADRAGNLIFNKTARNFNPNVAMAGKITIVEVEELVDIGELDPDQIHTAGIFVHRIVVNATPEKRIEQRTVSAAAK, from the coding sequence GTGAATAAAGTCTATCCCGACGCGTCCAGCGCGTTATCCGGCATCGTCAAGGACGGCCAGACGATTGCCGTCGGCGGCTTCGGCCTGTGCGGCATTCCTGAGGCACTGATCGCCGCGCTGCGCGACTCCGGCGTACAGAACCTCACGGCGATTTCCAACAACGCCGGCGTCGACGGTTTCGGCCTGGGCCAACTGCTCAACACCCGCCAGATCAAGAAAATGATCGCCTCCTACGTTGGTGAAAACAAGGAATTCGAACGCCAATACCTGGCCGGCGAACTGGAGCTCGAATTCACCCCGCAAGGTACGCTGGCCGAGAAGCTGCGCGCCGGCGGCGCCGGCATCCCGGCGTTCTTCACCAAGACCGGCGTGGGCACGCTGGTGGCCGAAGGCAAGGAAATCCGCGAGTTCGACGGCGCCCGGTACGTCATGGAACGCTCGCTGGTAGCCGACATCTCGCTGGTCAAGGCGCAGAAGGCCGACCGTGCCGGCAACCTGATTTTCAACAAGACCGCGCGCAACTTCAACCCCAACGTCGCCATGGCCGGCAAGATCACCATCGTCGAAGTCGAGGAACTGGTGGACATCGGCGAGCTCGACCCGGACCAGATCCATACCGCCGGCATCTTCGTGCACCGCATCGTGGTCAACGCCACGCCGGAAAAGCGCATCGAACAACGCACGGTTTCGGCTGCGGCGAAATAA
- a CDS encoding TetR/AcrR family transcriptional regulator: MPAPTLSRDEVVQRILAEFRRSGYQGATLASLSEATGLGKSSLYHYFPNGKADMGEAALQAVGIWLGENVLPALSEPGSPEKRLKKFSAGLSEFYAKGSKPCLTDLFTIGEAGELYQQYLKQRLGGLIKALAAVVAETGVSAEEAGRRAEDAMITLHGSLVVSRALGSTAPFTRTMRNFPAVLLGQ; the protein is encoded by the coding sequence ATGCCCGCACCCACCCTGTCCCGAGACGAAGTCGTCCAACGCATCCTCGCCGAATTCCGCCGCTCCGGATACCAGGGAGCGACCCTGGCGAGCCTGTCGGAGGCAACCGGCCTGGGCAAGTCCAGCCTCTATCACTACTTCCCCAACGGCAAGGCCGACATGGGTGAGGCGGCCTTGCAAGCCGTGGGAATATGGCTCGGCGAAAACGTCCTGCCGGCGCTGAGCGAACCAGGATCGCCGGAAAAGCGCCTGAAGAAATTCAGCGCCGGCCTCAGCGAGTTCTACGCCAAAGGCTCCAAGCCTTGTCTTACCGACTTGTTCACGATCGGCGAAGCCGGCGAGCTGTATCAGCAATACCTGAAGCAGCGCCTCGGCGGCCTGATCAAGGCGCTGGCCGCCGTCGTGGCCGAAACCGGCGTCAGCGCGGAAGAGGCCGGCCGCCGTGCCGAAGACGCGATGATCACGCTGCACGGCTCGCTGGTGGTTTCGCGCGCGCTGGGCAGCACGGCGCCGTTTACGCGCACCATGCGCAATTTTCCGGCCGTCCTGCTCGGACAGTAA
- a CDS encoding glutathione S-transferase family protein, whose protein sequence is MSTSPARQPAQPIRLYGFPLSGHSHRVELFLTLLDLPYEFIYVDLPKKAQKDAAFLAKNPRGQVPVIEDGDITLYDSTAILVYLARQYGEAGWLPSDPADAARVQQFLSLASGEVLEGPGKARLVKVFGAPHDYALATQKAAALLQLLDDHLAGRSFLVGTRPTIADIACYSYVAHAPEGGVSLDAYTHVRGWIARIESLPKFVPMPATPLAA, encoded by the coding sequence ATGTCGACCAGCCCAGCCAGACAACCCGCCCAACCCATCCGCCTGTACGGCTTTCCACTGTCCGGCCATAGCCACCGGGTCGAATTGTTCCTGACGCTGCTGGACCTGCCTTACGAATTCATCTACGTGGATTTGCCGAAGAAAGCGCAGAAGGACGCGGCCTTCCTGGCCAAGAATCCGCGCGGACAGGTGCCGGTGATCGAAGACGGCGACATCACGCTGTATGACTCGACCGCCATCCTGGTGTACCTGGCCCGACAATATGGCGAAGCCGGATGGTTGCCGTCGGACCCGGCCGATGCGGCGCGCGTGCAGCAGTTCCTGTCGCTGGCATCGGGTGAAGTGCTGGAAGGTCCCGGCAAGGCGCGTCTGGTGAAGGTGTTCGGCGCGCCGCACGACTACGCGCTGGCGACACAGAAGGCGGCGGCGTTGCTGCAACTGCTCGACGACCACCTTGCCGGTCGCAGCTTCCTGGTCGGCACGCGTCCGACGATTGCCGATATCGCCTGTTACAGCTACGTCGCGCACGCGCCCGAAGGCGGCGTCAGCCTCGATGCGTACACCCACGTGCGCGGCTGGATCGCGCGTATCGAGAGTCTGCCGAAGTTCGTACCGATGCCCGCCACGCCGCTGGCGGCATAG
- the panE gene encoding 2-dehydropantoate 2-reductase, translating into MRILVVGAGAVGGYFGGRMLAAGRDVTFLVREKRAQRLAQDGLQIKSPVGDLSLPNPPTVQKQDLQQAYDLVILSCKAYDLADAIDSFAAAVGPDTTILPLLNGMQHLDMLAARFGAEKVLGGQCVIASTVDADGAIRHLNTFHGMTFGERDGTESPRVKAIGQQLAGAGFDVAVSTAILQSMWEKWIMLASLAGSTSLMRSNIGDIMAASGGLEFVNGLLGEASGVAAANGHAPGGPFFERTRKMLTETGSTLTASMFRDIGNGARIEADHIIGDLLRRGREAAVKTDLLQVVYTHLKTYEARLLHQPA; encoded by the coding sequence ATGCGAATTCTGGTGGTGGGAGCCGGCGCAGTCGGCGGATATTTTGGCGGCCGCATGCTGGCGGCAGGACGGGATGTCACTTTCCTGGTGCGCGAGAAACGCGCTCAACGATTGGCGCAGGACGGCCTGCAGATCAAGAGTCCGGTCGGCGACCTGAGCTTGCCGAATCCGCCCACGGTGCAAAAGCAAGATCTGCAGCAAGCCTATGACCTGGTCATCCTGAGCTGCAAGGCCTATGACCTGGCCGACGCCATCGATTCCTTTGCCGCCGCAGTCGGACCGGATACCACCATCCTGCCGCTGCTCAACGGCATGCAACATCTCGATATGCTGGCAGCGCGTTTCGGCGCGGAAAAAGTCCTCGGCGGCCAATGCGTCATTGCCAGCACCGTCGATGCCGACGGCGCCATCCGCCATCTGAATACCTTCCACGGCATGACCTTCGGCGAACGCGACGGTACCGAATCGCCGCGCGTGAAAGCGATCGGGCAGCAACTCGCCGGCGCCGGCTTCGACGTTGCCGTCAGCACCGCCATCCTGCAATCGATGTGGGAAAAATGGATCATGCTGGCATCTTTGGCCGGCAGCACCAGCCTGATGCGTTCCAACATCGGCGACATCATGGCCGCCAGCGGCGGACTGGAATTCGTCAACGGCCTGCTCGGCGAAGCCAGCGGCGTCGCCGCCGCCAACGGCCATGCGCCGGGAGGCCCGTTCTTCGAACGCACGCGCAAGATGCTCACCGAAACCGGTTCGACATTGACCGCGTCCATGTTCCGCGATATCGGCAACGGCGCGCGCATCGAAGCCGATCACATCATCGGCGACCTGCTGCGCCGCGGCCGCGAAGCGGCAGTCAAAACCGACTTGCTGCAAGTCGTCTACACCCATCTCAAGACCTACGAAGCGCGCCTGCTGCACCAGCCGGCCTGA
- a CDS encoding chloride channel protein, translated as MHRHQRDFGLDRRVLFLAGIAVVIGGISTVAAFVLLNLIHFFTNLFFFQTLSFADRSPATHALGMAVVVVPVIGGLIVGLMARFGSDKIRGHGIPEAIEAILFGKSKMSAKVALLKPLASGIVIGSGGPFGAEGPIIMTGGAIGSLIAQHFHVSAAERKTLLVAGATAGMTAVFGTPVAAVLLAVELLLFEWRPRSLLPVILACAVAGFARPLLLEPGPLFPLHTDPVGLSALLVCVVAGVLSGALSAAMSVALYWIEDRFHALPLHWMWWPALGAVAVGIGGYFEPRALGVGYDVIADLLNHHLAISAVLALLAVKAIIWVIALGSGTSGGVLAPLLMLGAGLGTAIAYLVPGSDPTLWPLVCMAAVLAGVLGAPLTAAVFALGLTGDFNAFLPLLLATGIAYGFTVLLMRRSIMTEKIARRGLHIYREYSVDPQERMFVEEVMTRDAISIPGSLRLAEIAATYFGATQQHRAFPVCDSHGKLLGMLDRDTLLAQLGRHAGTTPIGDMLASSTSLLAFSTETCQSIARRMAAHHVERLPVVADASSLQLIGIVSRSDLVKPAHTVFHEEHVRERLARR; from the coding sequence ATGCATCGCCACCAACGCGACTTCGGCCTCGACCGCCGCGTACTTTTCCTTGCCGGTATCGCCGTCGTGATCGGCGGCATCAGCACCGTTGCCGCTTTCGTGCTGCTGAACCTGATCCATTTCTTCACCAATCTGTTTTTCTTCCAGACGCTGTCGTTTGCGGATCGCTCGCCTGCAACCCACGCGCTGGGAATGGCGGTGGTGGTCGTGCCGGTCATCGGCGGCCTGATCGTCGGACTGATGGCGCGCTTCGGCTCGGACAAGATCCGCGGCCACGGCATTCCGGAAGCCATCGAAGCGATCCTGTTCGGCAAGAGCAAAATGTCCGCCAAGGTCGCGCTGCTGAAACCGCTGGCTTCCGGCATCGTGATCGGCAGCGGCGGACCGTTCGGCGCCGAAGGACCGATCATCATGACCGGCGGCGCGATCGGCTCTCTGATCGCACAGCATTTCCACGTCAGCGCGGCCGAGCGCAAAACCCTGCTGGTCGCGGGCGCCACGGCCGGCATGACCGCCGTGTTCGGCACACCGGTTGCGGCGGTGCTGCTGGCGGTGGAATTGCTGCTGTTCGAATGGCGGCCGCGCAGTCTGTTGCCGGTGATCCTGGCGTGCGCGGTGGCCGGTTTTGCGCGGCCGCTGCTGCTGGAACCGGGCCCTTTGTTCCCGCTGCACACCGATCCGGTCGGCTTGTCGGCGCTGCTGGTATGCGTTGTCGCCGGGGTGCTGAGCGGTGCGTTGTCGGCGGCGATGTCGGTGGCCTTGTACTGGATCGAGGACCGTTTCCACGCCTTGCCGCTGCACTGGATGTGGTGGCCGGCGCTGGGCGCGGTGGCGGTCGGCATCGGCGGCTATTTCGAGCCGCGCGCGCTGGGCGTGGGCTATGACGTCATCGCCGATCTGCTCAACCATCACCTGGCCATATCGGCGGTGCTCGCCTTGCTGGCGGTAAAGGCGATCATCTGGGTGATTGCGCTGGGCTCCGGCACTTCAGGCGGCGTGCTGGCGCCGTTGCTGATGCTGGGCGCCGGACTTGGCACCGCAATCGCCTATCTGGTGCCGGGCAGCGATCCGACTCTATGGCCGCTGGTGTGCATGGCGGCGGTGCTGGCCGGCGTGCTCGGCGCGCCGCTGACCGCAGCCGTGTTTGCGCTGGGGCTGACTGGCGACTTCAACGCCTTCCTGCCGCTGCTGCTGGCGACCGGGATCGCTTACGGTTTTACGGTGCTGCTCATGCGTCGTTCCATCATGACGGAAAAAATCGCGAGACGCGGCCTGCACATCTATCGCGAATACAGCGTCGATCCGCAGGAACGCATGTTCGTGGAAGAAGTCATGACGCGCGATGCCATCTCTATTCCGGGTTCGCTCCGCCTGGCGGAAATCGCCGCCACCTACTTCGGCGCGACACAACAGCACCGCGCCTTCCCTGTCTGCGACAGCCACGGAAAATTGCTCGGCATGCTTGATCGCGACACCCTGCTGGCGCAGCTCGGCCGGCATGCCGGCACGACGCCGATCGGCGACATGCTGGCGTCATCCACCTCGCTGCTGGCCTTCTCCACGGAAACCTGCCAGTCGATCGCACGGCGCATGGCGGCGCATCACGTCGAACGCCTGCCGGTGGTGGCCGATGCATCGTCGCTGCAACTGATCGGCATTGTCAGCCGCAGCGACCTGGTCAAACCGGCGCACACCGTATTCCATGAAGAACACGTGCGCGAACGGCTGGCGCGGCGCTGA
- a CDS encoding MBL fold metallo-hydrolase, translating into MHLNIRTISRPLLALAAAAGFLAAGNAVAAEALTLNVYNPGEQALFPVSSVLVSGKQDAILVDAQFGRAQAEQVVAKIRAGGKKLVAIYISHGDPDYYFGLDTIKAAYPDVKILATPQTVAHIKETMAGKLAFWGPKLGADAPTQLVVPDVLDGDSLTLEGKKLQVVGLDGPQPERSFVWIPSIRAVVGGVVVDGNLHVWMADTQGAQSHKDWLGTLARIEKLKPKTVVPGHYAAGAPMNIASVKYTHDYIKAFDAESAKATDSAALIAAMKARYPAPANVSSLELSAKVAKGEMKW; encoded by the coding sequence ATGCATCTGAACATTCGCACTATTTCCCGTCCGCTGCTGGCGCTGGCCGCCGCCGCGGGATTCCTTGCCGCTGGTAATGCTGTTGCTGCCGAGGCCCTCACCCTGAATGTCTACAACCCTGGCGAGCAGGCCTTGTTCCCGGTCAGCTCGGTGCTGGTCAGCGGCAAGCAAGACGCTATCCTGGTTGACGCTCAGTTCGGCCGTGCGCAAGCCGAACAAGTCGTCGCAAAGATCCGCGCCGGCGGCAAGAAGCTGGTGGCGATTTATATCAGCCACGGCGACCCGGATTACTACTTCGGCCTCGACACCATCAAGGCCGCCTATCCCGACGTGAAGATCCTGGCGACGCCGCAAACCGTTGCGCACATCAAGGAAACCATGGCCGGCAAGCTGGCGTTCTGGGGACCGAAGCTGGGCGCCGATGCGCCGACGCAACTCGTCGTACCGGACGTCCTCGACGGCGACTCGCTGACGCTGGAAGGCAAGAAGCTGCAAGTGGTCGGTCTCGACGGTCCGCAACCTGAACGCAGCTTCGTCTGGATTCCTTCGATCAGGGCCGTGGTCGGCGGCGTGGTCGTGGACGGCAATCTGCATGTCTGGATGGCGGATACGCAGGGCGCGCAATCGCACAAGGACTGGCTCGGCACATTGGCCCGCATCGAAAAGCTGAAACCGAAAACCGTCGTCCCCGGCCACTACGCCGCAGGCGCGCCGATGAACATCGCGTCCGTCAAATACACCCACGATTACATCAAGGCCTTCGATGCTGAAAGCGCCAAGGCGACCGACTCCGCCGCACTGATCGCCGCCATGAAGGCACGCTATCCTGCGCCGGCCAACGTCTCGTCGCTGGAGCTGAGCGCCAAGGTCGCCAAGGGCGAAATGAAGTGGTAG
- a CDS encoding winged helix-turn-helix transcriptional regulator — protein MVGEWWSILILRDCLRGLTRFDQFQKNLAISPNMLTRRLQTLVDAGLLERRRYCEHPPRHEYILTERGRDFRIVIAAMYDWGSRHLPIEGQTDLPRSSSLPGEDAENYLQGKSEEI, from the coding sequence ATGGTGGGCGAGTGGTGGAGCATTCTGATTCTGCGTGACTGCCTGCGCGGATTGACGCGCTTCGACCAGTTTCAGAAAAATCTGGCAATATCACCCAACATGCTGACGCGCCGTCTGCAAACGCTGGTTGACGCCGGCTTGCTGGAGCGGCGCCGATACTGTGAACATCCGCCCCGCCACGAGTACATCCTGACCGAGCGCGGTCGCGATTTCCGTATCGTGATCGCGGCGATGTACGACTGGGGCAGCCGCCATTTGCCGATTGAAGGACAGACGGATCTGCCGCGGTCCTCATCGTTGCCGGGCGAGGATGCCGAAAATTATTTGCAGGGAAAAAGCGAGGAGATTTAG
- a CDS encoding SDR family NAD(P)-dependent oxidoreductase, producing the protein MSNAINNKPGTALITGASTGIGATYADRLARRGHDLILVARDVKRLETLAERLRKETSVKVDILPADLVNKADLLKVEQRLRSDASVTMLVNNAGMSISGELADGDVERYDAMIQLNITAVLRLAAAVAPGFIARKGGTLINVSSVLALAPEMFNGTYSGTKAFVLNLSQSLQKELGKHGVRVQAVLPGATRTEIWERSGTGIENLPAEMLMEVDDLVDAALSGLDLGEPVTIPSLPDAAQWETLTAARHAMGPNLSLSKPAARYLK; encoded by the coding sequence ATGAGCAACGCAATCAACAACAAGCCCGGCACCGCCCTGATCACCGGCGCCTCGACCGGCATCGGCGCCACTTACGCAGACCGCCTGGCGCGCCGCGGCCACGACCTGATCCTGGTGGCGCGCGACGTCAAGCGCCTGGAAACCCTGGCCGAACGCCTGCGCAAGGAAACTTCCGTCAAGGTCGATATCCTGCCAGCCGATCTGGTCAACAAGGCCGACCTGCTGAAGGTCGAGCAACGCCTGCGCAGCGACGCTTCGGTGACGATGCTGGTCAACAACGCAGGCATGTCGATTTCCGGTGAACTGGCCGACGGCGACGTCGAACGCTACGATGCCATGATCCAGCTCAACATCACCGCCGTCCTGCGCCTGGCCGCAGCGGTTGCACCCGGCTTCATCGCACGCAAGGGCGGCACGCTGATCAATGTCTCCTCGGTGCTGGCGCTAGCGCCCGAAATGTTCAACGGCACCTACAGCGGCACCAAGGCCTTCGTCCTGAACCTGAGCCAATCGCTGCAAAAAGAACTGGGCAAGCATGGCGTGCGCGTGCAAGCCGTATTGCCGGGCGCCACCCGCACCGAGATCTGGGAACGTTCCGGCACCGGCATCGAAAACCTGCCGGCGGAAATGCTGATGGAAGTGGACGACCTGGTCGACGCCGCATTGTCGGGTCTCGACCTGGGCGAGCCGGTGACAATTCCGTCCTTGCCCGACGCCGCCCAATGGGAAACGCTGACCGCCGCACGTCACGCCATGGGCCCGAACCTGTCGCTCAGCAAGCCCGCCGCACGCTACCTCAAGTAA
- a CDS encoding LysR family transcriptional regulator — MDRLTAMQVFVTVVDSGSQSAAALQLDLSRPVISRYLAELEEWVGARLLHRTTRRLSLTPAGNEILARCRRMLEAAGDLQNAVSQPQQAPKGLLRITTSTSFGPQLVRAVTEYCKRYPDVAVDLVMLDRTVNLVEERIDLAIRMTTRLDSSLIARKLSVCRSTICASPAYLREHGTPKKVEDLALHNCLTHSYVGKSLWEFDYKGTRSSVAVGGNISANEAMVLLAAALAGAGVAHLPSYAAAPYVASGELVALLPRHEPTVLDIYGVYASRKHMPATLRTMLDFLAERFAGEPDWQLTA, encoded by the coding sequence ATGGACAGATTGACGGCAATGCAGGTTTTCGTGACGGTGGTCGACAGCGGCAGCCAGTCGGCGGCGGCCTTGCAGCTGGACCTGTCGCGGCCGGTGATTTCGCGCTACCTGGCGGAGCTGGAAGAGTGGGTCGGCGCGCGGCTGCTGCATCGGACCACGCGCCGCCTGAGCCTGACGCCGGCGGGCAACGAGATTCTCGCCCGTTGCCGCCGGATGCTCGAGGCGGCTGGCGATCTGCAAAACGCGGTCAGTCAGCCGCAGCAGGCGCCCAAGGGATTGCTGCGCATCACCACCAGCACCTCGTTCGGCCCGCAGCTGGTGCGCGCGGTGACGGAGTATTGCAAGCGCTATCCGGATGTGGCGGTCGATCTCGTGATGCTGGACCGTACCGTCAACCTGGTGGAAGAGCGCATCGATCTGGCCATTCGCATGACGACGCGGCTCGATTCCAGCTTGATCGCACGCAAGCTGTCGGTGTGCCGTTCAACGATCTGCGCCTCGCCCGCTTACCTGCGCGAGCACGGCACGCCCAAGAAGGTGGAAGACCTGGCGCTGCACAATTGCCTGACGCATTCCTACGTGGGCAAGAGCCTGTGGGAGTTCGACTACAAGGGCACGCGCAGTTCGGTGGCGGTGGGCGGCAACATAAGCGCCAATGAAGCGATGGTCTTGCTGGCGGCGGCATTGGCCGGCGCCGGCGTGGCGCATCTGCCGTCCTATGCTGCGGCGCCCTACGTGGCTTCGGGCGAGCTGGTGGCCTTGCTGCCCAGGCATGAGCCGACCGTGCTCGACATTTACGGCGTGTACGCGTCGCGCAAGCACATGCCGGCGACCTTGCGCACGATGCTGGATTTTCTGGCGGAGAGATTTGCCGGAGAACCGGACTGGCAACTGACGGCGTAG
- a CDS encoding PAS and helix-turn-helix domain-containing protein translates to MSNSHSIDFEQVFMHAPIGMCVSHNRVIQQSNLALAKMFGYAPGELSGKSFKVLYPTADEFERTGVRLVPILNEKGFYSDERIMKRANDEMFWCHVTGASLVQGDPHAAGIWTFEDVSAKRPLAPGLTPREREIAALLVEGKTSKLIARQVELSPRTVEMHRARLMRKFGAATSSELVHKLLSITP, encoded by the coding sequence ATGAGCAACTCGCATTCGATCGACTTTGAACAAGTATTCATGCATGCCCCGATCGGCATGTGTGTCTCGCACAATCGCGTGATCCAGCAAAGCAACCTGGCGCTGGCGAAGATGTTCGGCTATGCGCCGGGGGAATTGTCAGGCAAGTCCTTCAAGGTCCTGTATCCGACTGCAGACGAATTCGAGCGTACCGGCGTACGCCTGGTGCCCATCCTCAACGAAAAGGGCTTCTACTCCGACGAGCGCATCATGAAGCGCGCCAACGATGAGATGTTCTGGTGCCACGTCACCGGCGCCTCGCTGGTGCAGGGCGATCCGCATGCGGCCGGCATCTGGACCTTCGAGGACGTCAGCGCCAAGCGTCCGCTGGCGCCGGGACTGACGCCGCGCGAGCGCGAAATCGCCGCGTTGCTGGTGGAAGGCAAGACCAGCAAGCTGATCGCGCGCCAGGTCGAACTGAGTCCGCGCACGGTGGAAATGCATCGCGCCCGGCTGATGCGCAAGTTCGGCGCGGCGACGTCTTCCGAACTCGTACACAAGCTGCTCAGCATTACTCCGTAG
- a CDS encoding STAS domain-containing protein has translation MKLETSQKDGVMIVRAAGRLDANGVGEFVVQLREQCDGTAKKLILDFSGLTELGADGLRVLYLLSKKNQGARDCLLVTGMRPCVRDVFDDSGFAALYKVVDTVEEWPHASHA, from the coding sequence ATGAAGCTGGAAACCAGTCAAAAAGACGGCGTGATGATCGTACGTGCGGCTGGCCGTCTGGATGCCAATGGCGTCGGCGAATTCGTGGTTCAGTTGCGCGAGCAATGCGATGGCACGGCAAAGAAGTTGATTCTCGATTTCAGCGGCCTGACCGAACTCGGTGCGGACGGATTGCGGGTGCTGTATCTGCTCAGCAAAAAAAATCAAGGCGCACGGGATTGCCTGCTGGTGACCGGCATGCGTCCGTGCGTGCGCGATGTCTTTGACGACAGCGGCTTTGCGGCGCTCTACAAAGTGGTCGATACCGTCGAAGAATGGCCGCACGCAAGCCACGCGTAA
- a CDS encoding efflux transporter outer membrane subunit, giving the protein MGNSTYMGITADATASRAARLTTVALAAGIFLTACASGPDYQAPTVTTGSFHNATLLEQRTATAASMPQLEQWWTGFNDPVLSRIVQRAMEQNLDLAASLARVEQAQAVARHAGAERLPQVGLDTQAGRQRQSLNSPLGKIASGFPGYQRTQTLYDVGVGASWETDLAGSFKRGAEAADAERDAAEADHLGVRISITAEAADAYFRIRSAQARIRIAEDQVQTSDNLLGLVKLRLRDGLSNQREDALAQAQLSQARSGIPPLRTELERQLNRLDVLMGAVPGTYARELDAGADGNIVVPAISVADGSAGLLRRRPDVLAAERKLAASNARIGVAMAEYYPKLSLSALLGFESLGAAGLFSADSFQPQAALGLRWRLFDFGRIDAEVARAKGVNQEALARYRQSILRATEDVENAIVTLVQLEKQSIELADEVAARQRARSATQDAYQGGVLSLTEVLEEDRLLLHARDQLAQVRADDARAAVSTFRSLGGGW; this is encoded by the coding sequence ATGGGCAACAGCACATATATGGGCATCACCGCGGACGCCACCGCATCGCGCGCGGCGCGGCTGACGACCGTGGCGTTGGCGGCGGGGATTTTCCTGACGGCCTGCGCCAGCGGACCCGATTACCAGGCCCCGACGGTGACGACCGGGTCATTCCACAATGCGACGCTGCTGGAACAGCGCACGGCGACTGCAGCATCGATGCCACAACTTGAGCAGTGGTGGACCGGCTTCAACGATCCGGTATTGAGCCGCATCGTGCAGCGCGCAATGGAGCAGAATCTCGACCTGGCAGCCTCGCTGGCGCGCGTGGAGCAAGCGCAGGCAGTGGCCCGCCACGCCGGCGCCGAGCGGCTGCCGCAGGTCGGCCTGGATACGCAAGCCGGACGCCAGCGCCAGTCACTCAACAGTCCGCTGGGCAAGATCGCGTCCGGCTTTCCCGGCTATCAGCGCACGCAGACCTTGTATGACGTCGGCGTCGGCGCCAGCTGGGAGACCGACCTGGCCGGCTCGTTCAAGCGCGGCGCCGAAGCCGCCGATGCCGAGCGTGACGCGGCCGAGGCGGATCATCTCGGCGTGCGCATCTCGATCACGGCGGAAGCTGCCGATGCCTACTTCCGCATACGCAGTGCGCAGGCGCGCATCCGCATTGCCGAAGACCAGGTGCAGACCAGCGACAACTTGCTGGGACTGGTGAAGTTGCGCCTGCGCGACGGTTTATCCAACCAGCGTGAAGATGCCCTGGCGCAGGCGCAATTGTCGCAGGCGCGCTCCGGCATACCGCCCTTGCGCACCGAACTCGAGCGCCAGCTCAATCGCCTCGACGTCTTGATGGGTGCAGTGCCCGGCACCTACGCGCGCGAGCTGGACGCAGGCGCGGACGGCAATATTGTCGTGCCGGCCATCAGCGTCGCCGATGGCAGCGCCGGCTTGTTGCGCCGCCGCCCCGACGTGCTGGCGGCTGAGCGCAAGCTGGCGGCATCGAATGCGCGCATCGGCGTGGCCATGGCCGAGTACTACCCGAAACTGTCGCTGTCGGCCTTGCTCGGTTTTGAAAGTTTGGGGGCTGCCGGCCTGTTCAGCGCTGACAGTTTCCAGCCGCAGGCGGCGTTGGGATTGCGCTGGCGCCTGTTCGATTTCGGCCGCATCGATGCGGAAGTCGCACGTGCCAAAGGCGTCAACCAGGAAGCGCTGGCGCGTTACCGCCAGTCCATCCTGCGCGCCACCGAAGATGTCGAGAACGCCATCGTGACGCTGGTGCAACTGGAGAAGCAAAGCATCGAGCTGGCCGATGAAGTGGCGGCGCGGCAACGCGCACGCAGCGCGACGCAGGATGCGTATCAGGGCGGCGTACTGAGCCTGACCGAGGTGCTGGAGGAGGATCGCTTGTTGCTGCATGCGCGCGACCAGCTGGCCCAGGTGCGCGCCGACGATGCGCGTGCGGCGGTGTCGACGTTCCGCTCACTGGGCGGAGGATGGTAG